The following coding sequences are from one Arthrobacter sp. PvP023 window:
- a CDS encoding MaoC family dehydratase, translated as MPNLVVDFDKLLTLAGTDLGVTEYREITQEQINKFADATGDDQWIHVDPERAKDGPFGAPIAHGFLTLSLIIPFWGELFDVDGVTTKVNYGLDKVRFTSPVKVGSRIRMQATIAEVTEVKGGAQIKVANTIEIEGQERPAVVAEFLARFYK; from the coding sequence ATGCCTAATCTCGTCGTCGACTTCGACAAACTGCTCACGCTCGCCGGAACCGATCTCGGCGTGACCGAATACCGCGAAATCACGCAGGAACAAATCAACAAATTCGCCGACGCCACGGGCGACGACCAGTGGATCCACGTGGACCCGGAGCGCGCCAAGGACGGCCCGTTCGGCGCCCCGATCGCCCACGGGTTCCTCACGCTCTCGCTGATCATTCCGTTTTGGGGCGAGCTGTTCGACGTCGACGGCGTCACCACCAAAGTGAACTACGGCCTGGACAAGGTCCGCTTCACCTCGCCGGTGAAGGTGGGCTCGCGGATCCGCATGCAGGCCACCATTGCCGAGGTCACCGAGGTCAAGGGCGGCGCCCAGATCAAGGTCGCCAACACGATCGAGATCGAAGGCCAGGAACGCCCGGCCGTCGTGGCTGAATTCCTGGCCCGCTTCTACAAGTAA
- a CDS encoding acyl-CoA dehydrogenase family protein: MSLDTDTGTVAAARLYGACDYYDAESLLTEDERRVLGRLRNFLDREAQPLLADYWERGEFPTQLAQPLIDLDLMEPAELTGALGAKSSPARGIYQGFRIFELARTDASLATWYTSQAGLFRTAIRVGASPEQQAEWMPKVIDFSLKGVFSLTEPDSGSDIAGGLSTTARREGDSWVLDGAKRWIGGAVSADVLAVFARDQADGQVKAFLVDREADGVTLEKIHGKTALRMMQNAHITLDGVRVPESRRLHNVNSFKDVAAMLRAMRSDVAWIATGIQAGAFEAALRYVTERTQFGRQLGSFQLVQEKLARMLGNVTSSLSLVVRLTEQQARGIYRDQDSALAKMQTSLLMRETVALAREVVGGNGITLETDVARFHADAEAVYSYEGTHDINALIIGRALTGESAFTR, encoded by the coding sequence GTGAGCCTCGATACCGATACAGGGACCGTGGCGGCTGCCCGCCTCTACGGCGCCTGCGACTACTACGACGCCGAGTCCCTCCTCACGGAGGACGAGCGCCGCGTGCTGGGACGGCTGCGGAACTTCCTGGACCGGGAAGCGCAGCCCCTGCTGGCCGACTACTGGGAACGCGGGGAGTTCCCCACCCAACTGGCACAGCCGCTGATCGACCTGGACCTGATGGAACCGGCGGAACTCACGGGCGCCCTGGGCGCAAAAAGCAGCCCTGCCCGGGGCATCTACCAGGGCTTCCGGATCTTCGAACTCGCCCGAACGGACGCCTCGCTGGCCACCTGGTACACGTCCCAGGCCGGACTCTTCCGCACCGCCATCCGGGTGGGCGCCTCGCCGGAGCAGCAGGCCGAGTGGATGCCGAAGGTCATCGACTTCTCCCTCAAGGGCGTCTTTTCCCTCACGGAACCGGACTCCGGTTCCGACATCGCCGGCGGGCTGTCCACCACAGCCCGCAGGGAAGGGGATTCCTGGGTCCTGGACGGCGCCAAGCGCTGGATCGGCGGCGCAGTCAGTGCCGACGTGCTGGCTGTCTTCGCCCGGGACCAGGCAGACGGGCAGGTCAAGGCCTTCCTGGTTGACCGCGAGGCGGACGGCGTGACGCTGGAAAAGATCCACGGCAAGACTGCGCTGCGGATGATGCAGAACGCCCACATCACCCTCGACGGCGTCCGCGTGCCGGAATCCAGGCGGCTGCACAACGTGAATTCCTTCAAGGATGTGGCCGCGATGCTCCGGGCCATGCGTTCGGACGTTGCCTGGATTGCCACCGGGATCCAGGCCGGGGCGTTCGAAGCCGCCCTCCGTTACGTCACCGAACGAACGCAGTTCGGCCGCCAGTTGGGCTCCTTCCAGCTGGTCCAGGAAAAACTCGCCCGGATGCTCGGCAACGTCACGTCCTCCCTGTCCCTCGTGGTCCGGCTTACCGAACAGCAGGCACGCGGAATCTACCGCGACCAGGACTCCGCGCTGGCCAAGATGCAGACGTCCCTGCTGATGCGCGAGACCGTCGCCTTGGCCCGCGAAGTAGTGGGCGGCAACGGAATCACGCTCGAAACGGATGTGGCCAGGTTCCACGCCGACGCCGAAGCCGTTTACTCCTACGAAGGCACGCACGACATCAACGCCCTCATCATCGGCCGCGCCCTCACCGGCGAAAGTGCCTTCACCCGCTGA
- a CDS encoding long-chain fatty acid--CoA ligase gives MENFGIGSWLQRRRPKSGNKAAIIAGDREVSYEQLADRSARLANALRDRGVARGDRVAYLGENDPSFLETLFACGLAGAVFVPLNTRLAPPEIQYQLRDCGAVLLVHAASLSDLAVRGADGTAAGRRIAVDDVPGKHDGGAAAAQGQQPAERYEDVVASGAEAAPDEPVGLDDGAMILYTSGTTGHPKGALLTHGNITWNCINVIVDFDFASTDVALMISPMFHVASLDMGVLPTLLKGGTVVLEPRFDPLRTLQLIERHRATTISGVPTTYQMLCEHPAWETTDLSSLNKLTCGGSAVPLRVLNAYEKRGLRFSNGYGMTETAPGATTLPAARSRDKAGSSGLPHFFTEVRIADLAGPEAEPAAPGTVGEIQIKGPNVIHEYWNRPDATADSYTADGWFKSGDMGYKDGDGFVFISDRLKDMIISGGENIYPAEVEQAITELEAVGSVAVIGVPDEKWGEVPRAVVLLREGAQLSEEQLRAHLDGRLARYKIPKSVVFVDEMPRTASGKIRKADLRKLTPANGQLQ, from the coding sequence GTGGAAAATTTTGGCATCGGCTCGTGGCTGCAACGGCGCCGCCCGAAGTCGGGCAACAAGGCAGCAATCATCGCCGGAGACCGGGAGGTCAGCTACGAGCAACTGGCGGACCGCTCGGCCCGGCTTGCCAATGCCCTCCGTGACCGCGGCGTGGCCCGCGGGGACCGGGTGGCCTACCTGGGGGAGAACGATCCGTCCTTCCTGGAGACACTCTTCGCCTGCGGCCTGGCCGGAGCCGTCTTCGTCCCCCTGAACACGCGGCTGGCCCCGCCGGAAATCCAGTACCAGCTCCGCGACTGCGGTGCGGTGCTGCTGGTGCACGCGGCGAGCCTCTCGGACCTGGCGGTCCGCGGCGCGGACGGGACGGCGGCGGGCCGGCGGATCGCCGTCGACGACGTGCCAGGAAAGCACGACGGCGGCGCTGCCGCTGCGCAGGGGCAGCAGCCGGCGGAACGCTACGAGGACGTGGTGGCGTCCGGCGCGGAGGCGGCACCGGACGAGCCGGTGGGCCTGGACGACGGCGCCATGATCCTCTACACCTCAGGCACCACCGGGCACCCCAAGGGCGCCCTGCTGACCCACGGGAACATCACCTGGAACTGCATCAACGTGATTGTCGATTTCGACTTCGCCTCCACCGACGTGGCCCTGATGATCTCCCCGATGTTCCATGTGGCGTCGCTGGACATGGGCGTCCTGCCCACGCTGCTCAAGGGCGGGACCGTGGTCCTGGAACCCCGTTTCGATCCGCTGCGGACGCTTCAGCTCATCGAACGGCACCGGGCCACCACCATCAGCGGGGTGCCCACCACCTACCAGATGCTCTGCGAACACCCCGCCTGGGAAACCACGGACCTGAGCTCCCTGAACAAGCTGACCTGCGGCGGGTCGGCGGTGCCGCTGCGCGTGCTGAACGCCTACGAGAAGCGCGGGCTGCGCTTTTCGAACGGCTACGGGATGACCGAGACGGCGCCGGGCGCCACCACGCTGCCGGCGGCACGGTCCCGGGACAAGGCCGGATCGTCCGGCCTGCCGCACTTCTTCACCGAGGTCCGGATAGCAGACCTCGCCGGACCTGAGGCGGAGCCGGCGGCGCCGGGCACAGTGGGGGAGATCCAGATCAAGGGCCCCAACGTCATCCACGAATACTGGAACCGGCCCGACGCGACGGCCGATTCCTACACCGCGGACGGGTGGTTCAAGTCCGGCGACATGGGCTACAAGGACGGCGACGGCTTCGTGTTCATCTCGGACCGGCTCAAGGACATGATCATCTCCGGCGGCGAGAACATCTATCCGGCGGAAGTGGAGCAGGCCATCACCGAGCTGGAGGCCGTGGGCAGCGTCGCGGTGATCGGCGTGCCGGACGAGAAATGGGGCGAAGTGCCCCGGGCCGTGGTGCTCCTGCGGGAGGGGGCGCAGCTGAGCGAAGAGCAGCTGCGGGCGCACCTGGACGGCCGGCTGGCCCGCTACAAGATCCCCAAGTCGGTGGTGTTCGTGGACGAGATGCCGCGGACGGCAAGCGGCAAGATCAGGAAGGCGGACCTGCGGAAGCTGACCCCCGCGAACGGTCAGTTGCAGTAG
- a CDS encoding SDR family NAD(P)-dependent oxidoreductase, with protein MSLSGKVAIVTGSGRGLGLAYARELARQGAAVVINDVDAEVAAEAVRTIEADGGKAAAVVAPVGSSEVARQLVQAAVTEFGRLDILVTNAGILRDKSLLKMTDEDFDAVINVHLRGTFTCVREAFAYFKENDIAGRIITIGSPTGQRGNFGQTNYAAAKAGIVGMVRTWALEMKKAGVTANAVIPVAATAMTKTVPYFQKAVEADERGEAMPAFFRHELGFGTADDVSGLVAFLASDEAAGITGQAIGAGGDRLQLWTHPEAAATEYREGGWRYEDLVENFGPLFGGKLQSVGEEFLPLPEDLKPEAQPAPAPAAAAPVKVG; from the coding sequence ATGAGCCTGTCAGGCAAAGTAGCAATCGTCACCGGGAGCGGCCGGGGCCTGGGCCTGGCCTACGCCCGGGAGCTCGCCCGGCAGGGCGCCGCCGTCGTCATCAATGACGTGGACGCCGAGGTGGCTGCGGAAGCGGTCCGGACCATCGAGGCCGACGGCGGGAAGGCCGCTGCCGTCGTTGCTCCCGTCGGCAGCTCGGAAGTGGCCAGGCAGCTGGTGCAGGCGGCCGTCACGGAGTTCGGCCGCCTCGACATCCTGGTCACCAACGCGGGCATCCTGCGGGACAAGAGCCTGCTGAAGATGACCGACGAGGATTTCGACGCCGTCATCAACGTCCACCTCCGCGGCACCTTTACGTGCGTCCGGGAAGCGTTCGCCTACTTCAAGGAGAACGATATTGCCGGCCGGATCATCACCATCGGCTCGCCCACCGGGCAGCGGGGGAACTTCGGCCAGACCAACTACGCCGCCGCCAAGGCAGGCATCGTGGGCATGGTCCGCACCTGGGCCCTGGAAATGAAGAAGGCCGGGGTAACAGCCAACGCCGTCATCCCGGTGGCGGCCACAGCCATGACCAAGACCGTCCCCTACTTCCAGAAGGCAGTGGAAGCGGACGAGCGCGGGGAGGCCATGCCGGCTTTCTTCCGTCACGAACTCGGGTTTGGAACGGCCGACGACGTCTCCGGGCTAGTAGCGTTCCTCGCCTCCGATGAGGCGGCCGGCATCACCGGTCAGGCCATCGGCGCCGGCGGCGACCGGCTCCAGCTCTGGACCCACCCCGAGGCCGCGGCCACCGAATACCGTGAGGGCGGCTGGCGCTACGAGGACCTCGTGGAGAACTTTGGCCCGCTCTTCGGCGGCAAGCTGCAGAGCGTGGGAGAGGAATTCCTCCCGCTGCCCGAGGACCTGAAGCCGGAGGCGCAGCCCGCCCCTGCCCCGGCTGCCGCAGCTCCCGTGAAGGTGGGCTAG
- a CDS encoding MFS transporter, which yields MSGLTQLQAMGTAERRKEARTVIASSYLGSTIEYYDFLLYATAAAVVFPKVFFSGMDEWVGVVAAYGTFAAGYVARPLGGVIFGHFGDKLGRKGMLIVSMLVMGVASTLIGLVPGASVAGPWGAVMLVILRVFQGIAVGGEWGGAALMALEHSESGKRGFAASFVNAGAPTGAVLGTFIMGAFSSLPNDQFLAWGWRVPFLLSFVLLGVGMFVRLKVSESPIFKAALEQEKRVQAEAARAEGTNGAGGTAPARREIPLLQVLRRPKTLIFTMLAGAAGFALQVVLATFAVTFAVSKGADRQGVLYAYAAASLVSIVFVVLGGRLSDKLGRRPVMVGGLVVFIAYLVPMFQLLSSNNIMLIFVAFAVGLMIHSMLFGPLAAFVSEQFGTTSRYTGASLGYQLATLLGAGFTPGIVAQIFKDSDQNTGSVVWYLAIMSVVSIVFILLTREPKNNDLQTVRL from the coding sequence ATGTCTGGACTCACTCAGCTTCAAGCCATGGGTACGGCCGAACGCCGCAAGGAAGCGCGCACGGTCATCGCCTCCAGTTATCTGGGCAGCACCATCGAGTACTACGACTTCCTCCTCTACGCCACGGCCGCCGCCGTCGTCTTCCCGAAGGTCTTCTTCTCCGGGATGGACGAATGGGTAGGCGTGGTGGCGGCCTACGGCACCTTCGCCGCCGGGTACGTGGCGCGCCCCCTCGGCGGGGTCATCTTCGGCCACTTCGGCGACAAGCTGGGCCGCAAGGGAATGCTCATCGTCTCCATGCTGGTCATGGGCGTGGCCTCCACCCTGATCGGCCTGGTCCCGGGCGCCTCCGTGGCGGGGCCGTGGGGCGCCGTGATGCTGGTGATCCTCCGCGTCTTCCAGGGCATCGCCGTCGGCGGTGAATGGGGCGGCGCCGCGCTGATGGCGCTGGAACACTCGGAGTCCGGCAAGCGCGGCTTCGCGGCGTCGTTCGTGAACGCCGGGGCCCCGACGGGTGCTGTCCTGGGCACGTTCATCATGGGCGCGTTCTCGTCACTGCCGAACGACCAGTTCCTTGCCTGGGGCTGGCGGGTGCCTTTCCTGCTTTCCTTCGTGCTGCTGGGCGTGGGCATGTTCGTCCGGCTGAAGGTCTCCGAGAGCCCCATCTTCAAGGCAGCCCTCGAACAGGAAAAGCGCGTGCAGGCCGAAGCGGCACGGGCGGAAGGCACAAACGGCGCCGGCGGCACCGCCCCGGCCCGCCGCGAAATCCCGCTCCTCCAGGTGCTCCGCCGGCCCAAGACCCTCATCTTCACCATGCTGGCCGGAGCCGCGGGGTTCGCCCTGCAGGTGGTGCTGGCAACGTTCGCGGTGACCTTCGCCGTCTCCAAGGGCGCCGACCGCCAGGGCGTGCTCTACGCCTACGCCGCGGCCTCCCTGGTCTCCATTGTGTTTGTGGTGTTGGGCGGAAGGCTCTCGGACAAGCTGGGCCGGCGGCCGGTGATGGTGGGCGGACTCGTGGTGTTCATCGCGTACCTCGTGCCGATGTTCCAGCTGCTGTCCTCCAACAACATCATGCTGATCTTCGTGGCGTTCGCCGTGGGCCTGATGATCCACTCCATGCTGTTCGGGCCGCTCGCGGCTTTCGTTTCCGAACAGTTCGGCACAACGTCCCGCTATACGGGCGCCTCGCTGGGCTACCAGCTGGCAACGCTGCTCGGTGCGGGGTTCACGCCCGGCATCGTGGCGCAGATCTTCAAGGATTCCGACCAGAACACCGGCTCTGTGGTCTGGTACCTGGCCATCATGTCCGTGGTGTCGATCGTTTTCATCCTGCTCACCCGGGAACCCAAGAACAACGATCTCCAGACTGTCCGGCTCTGA
- a CDS encoding amidohydrolase family protein, with translation MAATRYELGIDAAKLDAIDMHVHLEVDGHGHESLPPALTEASAKYFKSEDRTPSLDRIAEVYRELNMAAVVFTVDARTQLKHEPNSIEDLIAGAARNNDVLIPFGSVDPRTGTDAIQGAKHQAIDLGARGFKFHPSLQGFDPSNEEFYPLWETLQELGLPAIFHTGQNGMGAGLPGGYGIKLAYSNPLLLDAVAADFPELQIIMAHPSVPWQDEANSIATHKANVFIDLSGWSPKYFPESLVRMSNSVLQDKVLFGTDFPLITPQKWLSAFADLPLKDEVRSKILKHNAVRLLGLGG, from the coding sequence ATGGCTGCCACCCGCTACGAGCTTGGCATCGACGCCGCGAAGCTCGACGCGATCGACATGCACGTCCACCTCGAAGTGGACGGCCACGGCCACGAGTCACTCCCGCCTGCGCTCACCGAAGCCTCGGCCAAGTACTTCAAGTCCGAGGACCGCACCCCGTCGCTGGACCGCATCGCCGAGGTGTACCGGGAACTGAACATGGCCGCCGTCGTATTCACTGTGGACGCACGCACCCAGCTCAAGCACGAACCCAACAGCATTGAGGACCTGATCGCCGGCGCCGCCCGGAACAACGACGTGCTGATCCCTTTCGGCAGCGTGGATCCCCGCACCGGCACCGACGCGATCCAGGGTGCGAAGCACCAGGCCATCGACCTCGGCGCCCGCGGCTTCAAGTTCCATCCCAGCCTGCAGGGCTTCGACCCCTCGAACGAGGAGTTCTATCCCCTGTGGGAGACCCTCCAGGAACTGGGCCTGCCAGCCATCTTCCACACCGGGCAGAACGGCATGGGCGCAGGCCTTCCCGGCGGGTACGGCATCAAACTGGCGTATTCCAACCCGCTCCTGCTGGACGCCGTCGCCGCGGACTTCCCGGAACTGCAGATCATCATGGCGCACCCCTCCGTGCCGTGGCAGGACGAGGCAAACTCCATCGCCACGCACAAGGCCAACGTGTTCATCGACCTCTCCGGCTGGTCGCCCAAGTACTTCCCGGAGTCACTGGTCCGCATGTCCAACTCGGTCTTGCAGGACAAGGTCCTGTTCGGCACCGACTTCCCGCTCATCACGCCGCAGAAGTGGCTGAGCGCCTTCGCGGACCTGCCGCTCAAGGACGAGGTCCGGTCCAAGATCCTCAAGCACAATGCCGTGCGCCTGCTCGGACTGGGCGGCTGA
- a CDS encoding ATP-dependent Clp protease ATP-binding subunit — protein sequence MPTFFGPAGTGSGSFDEFLARYLQGQRAARSGRPTDITRLLSRRTHEVLSLAGQFAVDLGHGDVDALHILRTMAGAEPATSYVRRAGADPAAVAKAAEERLPEKSGRAATTAPALTPSAQRALLDAYQVARAFGSTYIDPEHLFFALVLNQDAPAGQVLAAAGVTPESFQAGAREAAGTEPSGAGAPEAAASAGAPGATSETPTLDTYGTDLTALARSGGLDPVIGRSDETAQTIEVLARRTKNNPVLIGEAGVGKTAIVEGLAQAIAADTVPEQLRNKRVISLDLPAMLAGTRYRGDFEERLTKAMDEVTANPGQFILFIDELHTVIGAGGAGEGGMDAGNILKPRLARGELHVVGATTPNEYRKVEKDPAFERRFQPVQVGEPSIEDAVQILSGLRERYEEHHGVRYTDEAVRAAVELSARYVTDRFLPDKAIDLIDQAGARLSLKLGSRQDAAGLRERLDALEESKNAAIAAEDFEAASRFRDEAKALKEKLDGGAASQEADGGGSVVVDEAEIAEIISRATGIPASRITEGDRERLARLEEDLHQRVVGQEDAVSLIAKSVRRNRTGMGAAGRPIGSFLFLGPTGVGKTELAKALAGSLFGSEDSMIRFDMSEFGERHTVSRLVGAPPGYVGYDEAGQLTERVRRNPYSIVLLDEVEKAHPDVFNLLLQVLDDGRLTDGHGRTVDFRNTVVIMTSNLGSEFLASKAGPTGFTAAGEGGAFGSEKALRDRVLARLRESMRPEFLNRIDEIVLFRKLDQAQLRQIVRLMLNETEARLRSQGIGLVVSEDAVDWIAERGYEPEYGARPMRRVIQRELDDRIADLLVGSGLAAGGQVTVSTDGPELVVAAGSAEVPLAA from the coding sequence ATGCCAACGTTTTTTGGACCTGCCGGTACCGGCAGCGGTTCGTTTGACGAGTTCCTTGCGCGCTACCTGCAGGGCCAGCGCGCGGCCCGGTCCGGGCGCCCCACGGACATCACCCGGCTGCTGAGCCGCCGCACCCACGAAGTGCTCTCGCTCGCCGGCCAGTTCGCCGTGGACCTCGGACACGGCGATGTGGATGCCCTGCACATCCTGCGGACGATGGCCGGGGCGGAACCGGCCACCAGCTACGTGCGCCGCGCCGGGGCCGACCCCGCGGCAGTGGCCAAGGCGGCTGAAGAACGCCTGCCGGAGAAGTCCGGCCGGGCGGCGACAACCGCTCCTGCGCTGACACCGTCCGCGCAGCGCGCCCTGCTCGATGCCTACCAGGTGGCCCGGGCGTTCGGTTCAACCTACATCGACCCGGAGCACCTGTTCTTCGCGCTGGTGCTCAACCAGGACGCCCCCGCCGGGCAGGTTCTCGCCGCGGCCGGTGTCACGCCGGAGTCCTTCCAGGCCGGGGCACGTGAGGCGGCCGGCACCGAGCCGTCCGGAGCCGGCGCCCCGGAAGCTGCTGCATCCGCAGGCGCTCCCGGCGCCACTTCGGAAACTCCGACGCTGGACACCTACGGGACTGACCTGACGGCCCTGGCGCGCTCCGGCGGCCTTGACCCGGTCATCGGACGCTCCGACGAAACAGCCCAGACCATCGAGGTCCTTGCCCGGCGCACCAAGAACAATCCGGTGCTGATCGGCGAAGCGGGCGTGGGCAAGACGGCCATCGTCGAGGGCCTTGCCCAGGCCATTGCCGCCGACACGGTGCCCGAACAGCTCCGCAACAAGCGGGTCATTTCGCTCGATCTCCCGGCCATGCTCGCTGGGACCCGCTACCGGGGCGACTTCGAAGAGCGGCTGACCAAGGCGATGGACGAAGTCACCGCGAACCCGGGTCAGTTCATCCTGTTCATCGACGAGCTACACACCGTCATCGGTGCAGGCGGCGCGGGCGAAGGCGGCATGGACGCGGGCAACATCCTGAAACCGCGGCTTGCCCGCGGCGAACTCCACGTGGTGGGAGCCACCACCCCGAACGAATACCGCAAGGTGGAGAAGGACCCCGCGTTCGAACGCCGCTTCCAGCCCGTGCAGGTAGGGGAGCCTTCCATCGAAGATGCCGTGCAGATCCTTTCCGGGTTGCGCGAGCGGTATGAAGAACACCACGGTGTCCGCTACACCGACGAGGCGGTCAGGGCCGCCGTCGAACTGTCCGCCCGCTACGTGACGGACCGGTTCCTTCCCGACAAGGCGATCGACCTTATCGACCAGGCCGGTGCCAGGCTGAGCCTCAAGCTCGGGTCCCGACAGGACGCTGCCGGCCTCCGCGAGCGGCTGGACGCGCTCGAGGAATCGAAGAACGCCGCCATTGCTGCGGAGGACTTCGAAGCGGCCTCCCGGTTCCGGGACGAAGCGAAAGCCCTGAAGGAGAAGCTCGACGGCGGCGCGGCCAGCCAGGAAGCCGACGGCGGCGGGTCCGTCGTCGTGGATGAAGCGGAGATCGCCGAGATCATCTCCCGCGCAACCGGCATCCCGGCAAGCCGGATCACCGAGGGTGACCGGGAACGCCTTGCCAGGCTGGAAGAAGACCTGCACCAGCGGGTGGTGGGTCAGGAGGACGCCGTAAGTCTGATTGCGAAGTCCGTTCGCCGCAACCGCACGGGCATGGGTGCCGCAGGCAGGCCAATCGGCAGCTTCCTGTTCCTGGGCCCCACCGGTGTGGGCAAGACCGAACTCGCCAAAGCGCTGGCGGGCTCGCTCTTCGGCAGCGAGGACTCCATGATCCGCTTCGACATGAGCGAGTTCGGTGAACGGCATACCGTGAGCCGCCTGGTTGGTGCCCCTCCGGGCTACGTGGGCTACGACGAGGCCGGGCAGCTGACCGAGCGGGTACGGCGCAATCCGTACTCGATCGTGCTGCTCGACGAGGTCGAGAAGGCCCACCCGGACGTGTTCAACCTCCTCCTGCAGGTCCTCGACGACGGACGCCTGACGGACGGGCACGGGCGCACCGTGGACTTCCGCAACACGGTGGTCATCATGACCTCGAACCTGGGCTCGGAGTTCCTGGCAAGCAAGGCGGGACCCACCGGGTTCACCGCGGCGGGAGAGGGAGGCGCGTTCGGGTCGGAGAAGGCCCTGCGTGACCGTGTGCTGGCGCGGCTACGTGAATCGATGCGGCCGGAGTTCCTTAACCGCATCGACGAGATCGTCCTGTTCCGCAAGCTCGACCAGGCCCAGCTGCGCCAGATCGTGCGGCTGATGCTGAACGAGACCGAAGCCCGCCTGCGCTCGCAGGGCATCGGTCTGGTAGTCAGCGAGGACGCGGTGGACTGGATTGCCGAGCGGGGCTACGAACCCGAATACGGTGCCCGGCCCATGCGGCGCGTGATCCAGCGCGAACTCGACGACCGGATCGCAGACCTGCTGGTGGGCTCAGGCCTCGCGGCCGGGGGACAGGTCACCGTCTCCACGGACGGGCCGGAGCTGGTGGTGGCTGCCGGCAGCGCGGAGGTTCCGCTGGCCGCCTAG